From the Salipiger sp. CCB-MM3 genome, the window GGCCACGCCGAAGAAGTTCTCGAAGCCGTTAAGGCGCTTTAAGCGCTCCGGCAGCAAGCGGCGGCTCAACTCCCTTCGAAGGGAGTTGCAACGTCCTTGCAAGGACGTTGTCTTCCGCTCTTTGGCCCGCGTGCCGCTGCGTGCCAAGCGCGATGCCAAAAAACCGGGCATGCCCCGGCGTAACTCCTATACAAAAGAAGTGCCTGAGATCGGCGAGTTTTCGCCGTTTGCGCGCTGATCCGCTGCTCTCGGCGAATCGCAAGCCCAAAATTGTTGCGATTTCGGGGTGGTCTGTTACTTCCCTTGCAGGCGACGGAGTTAGGGGACCTTCGCCAGAACAGGGACGGAATAAGGGACTGACACGTGCGAACGCGTCTCGCGATCAAATGGCACGCGCTGCTAGAGCGCTACTTTCCGGAACGCCGACTTTTTCTGAGATCGGACAATGACACGCGGTTCATCCGGCTCCGATCCGGCACGCAGGCCGCCGCGACGCTTGGCATCGCCCTCACCGTGGGCTGGACCATCGTCGCCACCGCCATCCTGATGATGGACAGCATCAGCGCAGGCAATTTCCGCGAGCAGGCCCGCCGCGACCAGACCACCTATCAGCAGCGCCTCAACGAGCTTTCGCGCGAACGCGACGTGCGCGCCGCCGAGGCCAAGGCCGCGCAGGAGCGTTTCAACGTTGCGCTGACGCAGGTCTCCGAAATGCAGTCGCAACTGCTGGACAGCGAGACCCGCCGCCGCGAACTGGAGACCGGGATCGACGTGATCCAGTCGACCCTCGGCACCGCGATGAAAGAGCGCGAAGAGGCCACGGGACGGCTTGCGACGCTGCAGGACCAACTGGACGAGGGCGGTACCGCCATCGCCTCTGCCGAGGGTGACGGCACGCTCGATCTGCTGTCCGAGGCGCTGGCCCGCACCGCCGAAGAGCGCGATCAAGTGGTGGCAGACGCGCAAGACGCGCTGGTGCGCGCCGACGAGATGGCCACCGAACTGCGCCTGCGCGAAGAGCAGAACGACATCATCTTCCGCCAGCTTGAAGACGCGATGACCATTTCGGTCGAGCCGCTCGACAAGATGTTCAAGGCCGCGGGGATGAATCCCGACAGCCTGATCAAGCAGGTCCGCAAAGGCTATTCCGGGCAAGGTGGCCCGCTCACCCCGCTGACCTTCACCACCCGCGGTCAGGAGCCTTCGCTCGACACCGAGCGCGCCAACCGCATCCTTGGCGAGATGGACAAGCTGAACCTTTACCGCATCGCCGCCGAAAAGGCGCCCTTCGCGGTGCCGCTAAAGGATCCGTTCCGCTTCACCTCTGGCTTCGGACGCCGCTGGGGTCGCCTGCACGCGGGCACCGATTTCGCCGCGCCGCATGGCACGCCGATCTATGCCACCGCCGATGGCGTGGTGATCCACGCGGGCTGGATGTCGGGCTACGGACGTTTGGTGAAGATCCAGCACGAGTTCGGCATCGAGACGCGCTATGCACATATGTCCAGAATCAACGTGAAGGTCGGCCAAAGGGTCTCGCGCGGGCAGCAGGTTGGTGCTATGGGAAATACAGGACGCTCGACCGGCACGCATCTTCACTATGAAGTTCGCGTAGGTGGCGAGCCAGTCAATCCCATGATCTACATCAAGGCTGCAAACGATGTTTTCTAAGAGCAAGATCAATGAACCCGGTCCCAAGGCCGAGGACACCGCGGCAAAGCCCGCTGTTTCCGACGCGCCCCGTTCGACCGAGTTCAAACCCACGGCCCCGAAAGCCAAGCCTCCGGCTTCGGTGCTGTCGAGCGATCTGCACATCACGGGCAACATCAAGACCACCGGCGACATTCAGGTGGAAGGCACCATCGAGGGCGACATCCGCGCCCACCTGCTGACCGTGGGCGAGTCCGCCACCATCAAGGGCGAGATCATCGCCGATGACGTGGTGATCAATGGCCGCATCGTGGGCCGCGTGCGCGGCCTGAAGGTGCGTCTGACCGCCACTGCGCGCGTCGAAGGTGACATCATCCACAAGACCATCGCCATCGAATCCGGCGCCCATTTCGAGGGCTCGGTGCAGCGCGCCGACGATCCGCTCTCGACCGGCAAGAAAGCCGCGGCTCCCGCAGCCGCCACCGCGGACCAGCACACTGCTGGCTGAGCCTTTCACGGCAGCGACAGTTTACGAAACGCCGGGCCCCTGCCCGGCGTTTTTGCATGCGCGTCCCTGACAATGGATCCCGCGCCGGGCCAACACCCGCTGCGCCTTGGCAGCGCCCAGAAAACGCCCGGCCCGCTCTGGCGCCGCGCCCATGACGGCACGCACCTTAGCACGCAGGACCGGCGGCAGCGCGCGCATCGACTGCGGTCCGGGCCAAAAGCTCTCGCAGCCCACCCCCTCGGCCTGCAGAACCTCGTGCCGCGAGGTGACCAGATGCACATAATCGAGGCCCGCAAGCTCGCGCGCCCAGCCCACGCCGCGCAGCGCAATCAAGGCTTTGGCTGGCACCAGTGGACCCTTGCCCGCGCCGCGATCTCCCAGCGGCAGTCGGACACGGTGCTGCGCCGAGAGGCATAGCGCGCGTAGCGGCAGCCCCGCCCCAAGCGCCCCCGATCGCACCCGGACCGGCGGCAAGGTCGGGCCATCCACCTGCTGGCAAGAGACCCGCAGCATCATCTCCAGCCGCACACTTCTGCCGCGTTCGGTCAGCAGCCATTCGCCCCGGCGCAACTGCTCCGCCGGGCGCAGCCCCCGCGTAGTAGCAATGCGGGTGGGCGCGGCAAAACAGATCGGCGCCAGAGAGGTGAGATAACTGTGAACCCCTTGCGTGTTGTCGTGCCGCCCGACAATGGTCAGCGCCTCGCCAAAGGGCAGCGCCACGCCTTGGATCACAAAAGCCTCGATGCTGAAGGCGTTGCCCGAAAGCGAGACAAACTGCAGCGTATAGGCCTGCCCGCCGCCATCGCGCACATCAAGCTCGTATTCGGACTCGATCACCGTGCCAGCGCCATAAAGCGTGCCGTTGATCACCGTTGCCGCGGCCAATGTCTGCGCCGCCCCGGCATCATCGTCGAAGGTCGCATCGCCCGTGTCATCCACCAGAACCGCCTGCGCCGAGGCCGCGGCCTGAATGGTCAGCGTGTCGACCCCAAGGTCGAACTGGTAGCCGCCATTGTCGTCGAACCCCAAAGGATCGTCGGTGCTTGCCAGCGAAATGTCGAACAGATTGAGCGTAAAGACAGCCATCGCCGCGATCGTCCCCCGGATGTCACCGGAGGCACGTTAGCCCATGGCGCGATAACAGCGGGCAAAGCCGCCTCAGGCCTCCAACTCGGCATCCCAGTAGAGGAAATCGAGCCAGCTGTCGTGCAGGTGGTTGGGCGGGAACTTCCGCCCGACGTTCAGCAGCTCGCCTGCAGTGGGCTGGCGCGGCGCGCGGTAGAGCGACATGCCCGCCCGGCGCAGGCTTTTCGAGCCCTTGCGCAGATTGCACGGCGAACAGGCCGCCACCACATTCTCCCAACTGGTGATCCCGCCCGAGGCGCGCGGCACCACATGGTCAAAGGTCAGATCGCCCTTGCTGCCGCAGTACTGGCAGCGGAATTCATCCCTCAAAAAAAGATTAAAGCGCGTGAAGGCCACGCGCTTTCTCGGTTTTACGTAATCTTTCAGCACCACGACGCTGGGGATTTTCAGCGTCATCGAGGGGCTTCGGACCTCCTCGTCGTACTCGGCTATGATGTCCACCCTGTCGAGGAAGGCCGCCTTCACCGCTTCCTGCCATGGCCAGAGCGACAGCGGGTAATAGGAGAGCGGGCGGTAATCCGCGTTCAGCACCAGCGCGGGGTGTTGCCGGAGCGCCGAGGGCTCTCTTACGAAGTGAGTTCTGAAGTCGCCGTCCATGGGTGAGTCGTCCCCCGCTCTGTCTGCTCGTAAGGGCACCAGAGCGGGACACCCCGCCCCAGCTGTCAAACCACTATATATCGCGGATAGGCTCTGGCAAGCCTCGCTATATGCCCTGATGCCCCTGTGGATAGGTGATGCTCATGACATGAGCATGACACCGGTGCGACACCTGCGCTAGCCTTGCCGCATGAGTGATGAACAACTTCCAAACACCGCCCCGCCGCCGCATCTTCTCGAGGCCGCGCTCTATTGCGCCGATCTCGACGCCGCCGAGGCGTTCTATTCCGGCGTGATGGGGCTGACGAAACTGCAGCGCGTGGGGGATCGCCACGTCTTCTTCCGGGTGGGCAGCGGCGTGCTGCTGATCTTCAATCCCGAAGAGACGGAAAAGCCGCCGCGCAACCCGGCGCTGCCGGTGCCTGCGCATGGCGCGCGCGGGCCGGGCCATGTCTGCCTCGCCATGCCCGGCGCGGCGCTCGACGGCTGGCGCGCCCGCCTGCTGCAAGCGGGCGTCGAGATCGAACAGGATTTCATCTGGCCCAATGGCGCGCGGTCAATCTATTTCCGCGACCCCGGTGGCAATTCGGTGGAACTGGCCGAGCCGCGGCTCTGGGAATAACCAGGCTGGGCATCACGCGTGAACGCCAACCAACGCGCCCGCGGCTCCGCGCCGCGGAGCCGCTACACGCGCTGCGCATCGAGCGGGCAAGCCCGCTGATGCGCTAGAACCCGCATTTGTCCCGCAGGAAGGCCAGCGCCACGCCCAGCCCGTCCGGGGCAATACCGTGGCCGGTGCCCTTCATCACATGGGCATAGACCTCTTTCCAGCCCGCGCCCTGCAGCGCCTCGGCGGCGGCGGGCATGGACTGCGGCGGCACAACGTCATCCTGATCGCCATGCACCAGCAGAACCTGCGGGCGCACCACAACGTCGTCGGCCAGCAGCTCGGGCGAGATCAAACGGCCCGAGAAGGCCACGACGCCTGCCACTTCATCCTCGCGCCGGGGCGCCACATGCAGCGCCATCATCGAGCCCTGCGAGAAGCCGACCAGCGCCACCTGTTCGGGCAGCAGATCCTCATCGACCATCAGCGCGTCGAGAAAGGCGTTCAGATCCTGTACCGCGCGCGCCATGCCCTGCATCGACTCCTCTTCCGAGGACCCGTCGATCCAAGGGATCGGGAACCACTGAAAGCCCATGGGCGCTCCGGCGCAATCCTCGGGCGCGTCGGGCGCGACGAACATCGTGTCGGGCAGATGCTCGCCCAGCGGATCGGCGAGCCCCAGCAGATCGGCCCCATTGGCGCCATAGCCATGCAGGAACACGACGCAGGAGCGGGTCTCGCCCGAAACGGGGCCCTTGCGGCCGGCCTGAAGAACGCGGGTCATGCAATACCTTCCCTTTGCTTTTGCACATGGTAGTAGGCCCAGAGCGCCCGCGCCGCAACCGCTCGCCATGGGCTCCATGCCTCCGCCATCTGGCGTAGCGCGCGTTCTTTCGGGCGCTCGTCCAGATCAAAGAGGATGCGCGCCGCCTCCTGCAGCGCCAGATCGCCCGGCGCGAAGACATCCGCATGGCCGAGTGAAAACATGGCATAGATCTCGGCGGTCCAGACACCGATCCCCTTCACCGCGGTCAGCGTCTCAACCACCTCCTGCGTCGGTGCGGTCCGCAGCGCGTCGAAGTCGATGCCCTCGGCGGCCAGCGCCTGCGCATAGGTGGCCTTCTGCCGCGACAGGCCAAGCGCGCGCAGCCCCTCGATATCCTGCGACAGGATCGCTTCGGGCGAGATCATTCCCGCCGCCTCGAGCCGTGCCCAGATCGCCCGCGCCGAGGCGACGCTGACCTGCTGGCTGACGATGGCCGACAGAAGCTGCGCGAAGCCGTCCTCGCGCCGCCGCAGCGGCAGCGGCCCGGTCAGTTCCAGCGCATGGGCAAAGCGCGGCTCGGCCTCCGCCAGCCAAACGCAGCCCTCGGCCACGCAGGAGTCGGAATGGATGATCCGTCCGACCTGCCGCACCGCATCCGTCATGGCGTCCCTTTCATCTTTCAACAAATACTCAATTCCTGCGCAGAGACGCCAAGCGGCGTCAGGCCGCAGCCGTGCCCTCTTGTACTCCCCCGCACCGCGCCCTACCGATTGCGCATGCACAGCACAACAGAGTCCCGCGCCCGGCGCAATGTCACCATTCTGGTTCTCGCGCAGGCCTTCCTCGGCGCGCAGATGCCGATGATCTTCACCATCGGCGGGCTGGCCGGGCAGTCGCTGGCGCCGAACCCCTGTTTTGCGACGCTGCCGATCTCGCTGATCGTGCTGGGCTCGATGCTGTCAGCAACGCCGGTCTCGGCCTTCATGCAGCGCTTTGGCCGCCGCGCGGGGTTCTTCCTCGGCACCTTCGGTGGCACGCTGGGCGGCATCGTGGGCGCGACGGGGCTTTACCTGCAGTCCTTCCCGATCTTCCTGCTCGGCAGCCTGATCACCGGGCTCTACATGTCGGCGCAGGGGTTCTACCGCTTCGCCGCCGCCGACACCGCCAGCCCCGCCTTCCGCCCCAAGGCGATCTCTTACGTGATGGCGGGCGGGCTGGTCTCGGCGCTCATCGGCCCGCAGGTGGTGAAGCTTACCGCCGACGCCTATGTCATCCCCTTCTTCGGCACCTATGCGGCGGTGATCGCGGTGAACCTCGTGGGCTCGCTGCTGTTTCTTTTCCTCGACATTCCAAAGCCCCCGGCCCCGGCCGAAGGCAGCCCCTATGGCCGCACGCGCTGGCAGTTGATCACCACGCCGCGCATCGCCGTGGCGGTGATCTGCGGCATGGTGAGCTACGCGCTGATGAACCTCGTGATGACCTCGACGCCGCTGGCGGTTGTGGGCTGCGGGTTCGAGACCTCGGACGCGGCCAATGTGGTCAGCGCCCATGTACTGGCGATGTTCGCGCCGTCCTTCTTCACCGGGCAGATGATTAACCGCTTCGGCGTCGAAAAGATCATGGGCCTCGGGCTCGTCATCCTCGCTGGCGCGGGCGCGGTGGCGATGACCGGCGTCGAGCTGGAGAATTTCTTCTTCGCGTTGGTGCTGCTGGGGATCGGCTGGAATTTCGGCTTCATCGGCGCGACCACCATGCTGGCTGGCGCGCATAGCGCCGAGGAGCGCGGCCGCATGCAGGGGCTCAACGATCTGCTGGTGTTCGGCGGGGTGACCTTCGCCTCGCTCGCCTCGGGCGGGCTGATGAACTGCTCGGGCGGCACGCCGCAGCAGGGCTGGAGCGCGGTGGTGATGGCCATGGCGCCCTTCCTCGTGCTGGCAGGCGGCGCACTGATCTGGCTGGTGCTGCGCCCCGAAGAGCAACCGGCGGAGTAAGGCAAATCCCTTACAAGGGATTTGCAACTCTCTTCGAAGACAGTTGCGCTACACCCGCCCGGTAAACCCGGCCTTCGCCAGACGCGCCCGTCGCGAGAATTCCGACAGCTGCAGCGTTCCCTCGGCGACCCGCTGCGGCTCCCGCGCCGCCAGCGCGAGCAGCGGCCCCGCCTGCCATCCCGCCAGCAGCGCCGGACGCGCCGCCTTCGGCACGCCGCCAAAGCCCTTGCGCGCCCGTGCCAGCCGCGCCAGCCCGCCGCGCGCCAGCGCTGCCACGCCCTCGGGGCGTCCATCCAGCAGCGGCACGCGGCCCTTGCTCTCAAGCTCTGGCACTGCGCGCAGGAAGGCTGCGAGACCAAAGGCATAGCCCGCATCCAGCGCCACCTCTTCGCCCATACCGGCAGGTCCCGCCAACCCCCGCCCCGCCGCCAGCAGCAGCAGGCCCGAGGTTTCCTCGAGATAGCGGGTCAGATGCGCCTCATCCTCGAACGGGTCGCGGTAGATGTCCCAGCGCCGCGCGCCGACCAGCGGATCGAGCCGGGCCGCGGTCTCGCCATCCAGCACCTGAGCCAGCGGCGTGACCACCTCGTGCCGCCGCACCGCCCCGCCCGTGGCGATCTCTTCCAGCGCGTCGCGCCACCATTGCAGGCGCATCTCGGCGATCATCGTCTCCTGCGTCACCCAAGGCGCGCGGGCGACCTCGAGGTTGAACGCATAGAGCGGAAACAGCACGCGCCGCGCCTGTGGCGGCGCGGCCATGGCGGCAGCGAAACGGTCGGGATCGCCGCGCTCGATCAGCCCGGCACAGGCAATCAGATCGTCACTGAGCTGCACGCGCGGCCCCGCAGTCGCGGATCAGCTTCCAGCGCACCGCATCCAGCAGCGCCTCGAAGGAGGCGTCGACTATGTTGGCGCTGACGCCGACCGTCTGCCAGCGCCGCCCGGCCCCGTCCTCGCTGTCGATGATGACGCGGGTCACCGCCTCGGTGCCGCCTTGGGTGATGCGCACCTTGAAGTCCACCAGCCGCATGTCGTCGATCATCGACTGATAGGGCCCGAGGTCCTTGGCCAGCGCCTTCGACAGCGCGTTCACCGGGCCGCGGTCGTGGCCCTCGGTGTCGAGACTGTCGGAGACCGAGAGCTTTTTCTCGCCGTCGATCTTCACCACCACCACGGCCTCGGAGAGCGAGACCATCTGGTCGTATTTGTTCTTCCGCCGCTCGATGGTCACCCGGTAGCGCTTCACCTCGAAGAACTCCGGCAGCAGCCCCAGCTCGTCCCGCGCCAAGAGCTCAAAGCTCGCCTGCGCGGTGTCATAGGTGTAGCCCTCGGCCTCCTGCGCCTTGATGCGCTCAAGGATGCGCCCCAGCGCCGGATCCCCCTTCTCGACCTCCAGCCCCGCTTCGGCGAGGCGGCGGCGCAGGTTCGACTGCCCGGCTTGGTTCGACATGGGGATGACGCGGCGGTTGCCCACCTGCCCCGGCTCGATGTGCTCGTAGGTGCTGGGGTCCTTGAGGATCGCGCTGGCGTGCAGACCCGCCTTATGGGCAAAGGCCGAACTGCCGACAAAGGCCGCCTGCCGCATCGGCACACGGTTGAGGATCTCGTCGAGCATCCGGCTCATCTGGGTCAGCCCCTCCAGCGCCTCGCGGCGCACGCCGGTCTCATAGCGGCTGGCGTAGGGCTCCTTGAGCAGCAGCACCGGGATCAGCGTGGTGAGATTGGCGTTGCCGCAGCGCTCGCCCAGACCGTTGAGCGTGCCCTGCAACTGCCGCACGCCCGCGTCGATCGCCGCCAGCGTGCAGCCCACGGCGTTCTCGGTGTCATTGTGGGTATGGATGCCAAGCCTTTCGCCGGGCACGCCCGCCGCGATCACCTCACGCACGATGCGCCCCACTTCCTCGGGTAGCGTGCCGCCGTTGGTGTCGCAGAGCACCACCCAGCGCGCGCCACTTTCCAGCGCCGCCTTCACGCAGCCAAGCGCATAGCCGGGGTTGGCCTTGTAGCCGTCAAAGAAATGCTCGGCGTCAAACAGCGCCTCGCGCCCCTGCGCCACGCAATGCGCGACCGAGGCCGAGATCGCCTCGAGGTTCTCTTCGAGCGTGATGCCAAGCGCGGTGGTGACGTGGAACTCATGGGTCTTGCCCACGAGGCAGACCGACGGCGTGCCCGCGTTCAGCACCGCCGCCAGCACGTCGTCATTGGCCGCCGAGCGCCCTGCCCGCTTGGTCATGCCAAAGGCGGTCATCGTGGCGCGCGTCTCGCCCACCTCGTCGAAAAAAGCGCTGTCGGTCGGGTTGGCCCCGGGCCAGCCGCCTTCGATATAGTCGACCCCCAGCGCATCCAGCGCCGCGACGATACGGTGCTTCTCGGCGGTGGAGAATTGCACGCCCTGGGTCTGCTGCCCGTCGCGCAGGGTGGTGTCGTAGATGTAGAGACGCTCCTTCCCCATCACGCCGCTCCTTTCATCTTTCCACAAATACTCAACGATCCCGGGCGACCAGCCCGGGCCGCGCCCGACCCTCCCCCCGGGAGGGCGCATGTGCGACACTGCAAGACAGTCATCCGCAGCTCGGGCTGGCGAGATAAACCGCGCGGCTCAAGCCCTGCAAAGCGCCCACCCAGGGTCGGGCGCAGCCCTTCGCTGTGTAGAAGATCACTCAAACGAGCCCCTCCAACTTGGCGGCATCAAAGCCCGCGCCGGGCAGAAGCTCGACGCCCGCCTTGGACATGCGCACTTCGACCCCCGCTTCGATCAGCGCGGTTTTGAGCCGGTCGACCTCGGAGAAATCCTTGGTCTCCATAGCCTTGGCCCGGACGCCGGCAAGATGCTCGGCGAGGCCCGAGAGGTCCACATCCGGTGCCATGGCCCACTCCGGGATTCCATCATCCAAGAAGCCTAGGAGACGCAGCGAAGCCCGCAGGTTGGGCGCATCTCCAGCGTGAGAAAGCTGGTGAAGCTCCGCGATAGCCCCTGCGGTGTTCAGGTCATCAGACAGGGCATCAACAAGCGGCTGGTAGGGCTCGGCGTTGTCCAACGCTTCTGCCGCCTGTGCGTACCACTTGCGCAGCGTCGCCTCGGCCTGCGCCGCCTTCTCGGCGGTCCAGTCCATCGGCTTGCGGTAATGGGTCGAGAGCATGACGAAGCGGATCACCTCGCCCGGCACGGCGGGCATGCCGTCGTGCCCATCCAGCAGATCGCGCACGGTGAAGAAATTACCCAAGGATTTGGACATCTTCTTGCCCTCGACCTGCAGCATCTCGTTGTGCAGCCAGACCTTGGCGAACTCGCCATGCGGGTGCGCGCAGCAGCTCTGGGCGATCTCGTTCTCGTGGTGCGGGAACATCAGGTCGTTGCCGCCGCCATGAATGTCAAAGCTCTCGCCCAGAAGCTCATAGGCCATGGCCGAGCACTCAATGTGCCAGCCCGGACGACCCCGGCCCCAAGGGCTGTCCCAGCCCGGCAGATCATCCGCCGAGGGCTTCCACAGCACGAAATCCATCGGGTTGCGCTTGTAGGGCGCCACCTCGACCCGCGCCCCGGCGATCATGTCGTCGACCGAACGGCCGGACAGCGCGCCATAGTCCTTGTAGCTCTCCACCGCGAAAAGCACGTGCCCCTCGGCCTCATAGGCGTGACCGTCGGCAATGAGCCCGTCGATCATCGCGACCATTTGCGCGATGAACTGCGTGGCGCGGGGCATGTGATCGGGCTCCATCACGCCGACCGCGCCCATGTCCTGCAGATACCAGCCGATGGTCTCTTCGGTGCGCTCGGCGATCAGCTCTTCGAGGCTGCGCGGATCGCCCGCCGCTTTGCGCGCCTGCGCCGTGGCGTTGATCTTGTCGTCGACGTCGGTGAAGTTGCGCACATAGGTGACGTGATCCGGCCCATAGACATGGCGCAGCAACCGCGCCAGCACGTCAAAGACGATGGCCGGGCGGGCGTTGCCGAGGTGCGCGCGGTCATAGACCGTAGGCCCGCAGACATACATCCGGACGTTCTTGGGATCGATCGGGGTGAAGACCTCCTTACGGCGGGTCTTCGAGTTGGTCAGCGAGATGGTCATGGCGCGCTCCTTCGCGGCGGTCGCGGCGGGAGTAGCAACTTCATCTCTCGATTGGAATAGAAGACCGGCCCGCCGAAGATATCAGCAGGTAATGCAGCAAATCTGAATGGCGTTGCGCAGGGTCATGCGGGCTGTCTAGCGCGGCGCGTCCCGCGCGTCCAGCATTTCCACCAGCTTTGCCAGAGACGAGAGGTTGCGCGCGGTGAGCGGCGCACCCGCGATGGCCTCGAGCCGGGGCGCGAGCTTCGAGCGGCCAAAGCCGCCGGGCGTGTGTAGCCAGATCATGCCCTCGCCCTCGGCGATCTCGTCTCCGGGGGCGGCGAAGCGCTCGAACAGCGCGCGATCAAGGCTGGCGGGGGTGAGGCTGGCGGGGGCGAAGAGAAACCCCACATGCACGCGCTTGGGTTCATCGGGCGCGAAGGGGCAGCGCTCCAGCGCCGCGCGCAGCCGCTCCGGCGGCAGCACCAGTACCGGCACGTCGAGCCCCAGCCCCGACAAGACGCGTTGCAGCGCCGCGGCCAAAGCCTCAGGCGCGTCCTCGGCGTCGAACAGAAGGTTGCCCGAGGCGAGATGGCTCTGCACCTCTTGCCAGCCCAACCCTTCGCAAAGCGCGCGCAGCTTGGCCATGGGCAGCGCATTGGCACCGCCGACATTGATCCCGCGCAGCAGGGCGACGTTAAGAGCCATGGATCACCTCCGGCGCCAACAAAGACCAAGGGGCAGCTACGGTCAATCGGGCACCGGCTCAGCGCCCCACAACGCAAAAGGCCCCGCCGTGCGGCAGGGCCTTTCAAAACTCATCCAGCGCGGATCACTCCGCCGCGTCGGGCGCGGGCGCACCATCGGTGGGCGCATCCTCGGCCTTCTTGCGCGGCTTGCGGGTGCGCTTGGGCTTTTCCTCGGCCTGCTCGGCCGGAGCGTCAGCGGGTTTCGCCGCCTCTTCGCCCTCGGGCTTTTTGCGACGGGTGCGCGGCTTGGGCTTGGGCTTGCTCTCGGCGCGGCTTTCCGGGGTTTCGACGAGACCGCTGTCATCATCGTCATCCGACGCACCGCCCAGCACGTCCGGCTGATCGCCAAGGCCCGGCAGGCTCTGGGTTTCTACCTCGGGCTGCTGCGCCTTGGGCTCGTGCCCGGCATCGCCCTGCGCAGGCTGGTTGCCGTTATTCTGGCCACCGCCGCTCTGGTTGCCATGGTTCTGGCCGCCATTGCCCTGCTGGTTGCCGCCGTCGCGGGTCTCGCCACGGTTTTGGTCGCGGCTTTGGTCACGGTCGGACCGGTCGCGGTCGCGCTGCGCCTGACGCTCGCGGTTCTCGCGCTCTTGCTGTTCGCGGCGCTGGTCGGCTTCCTTCTGCGCTTCCGACAGCAGGCGCATATAGTGCTCGGCGTGCTGCTGGAAGTTCTCGGCAGCAACGCGGTCGTTGCCGAGCGCCGCATCGCGGGCCAACTGGTTGTATTTGTCGATGATCTGCTGCGGCGTGCCGCGCACCTTGCCCTCCGGGCCCGAGCTGTCGAACACGCGGTTGACGACGTTCCCAAGAGTGTTGCGGTTGCGGTTGTTCTTCGACCGCGAGCGGGATTTCGAGGATCGCATCTTGTCTGCTATCAGCCTTGTGTCTGACTGTCCCTGTGACCTCGGCGCTGCGCCTGATGTGGCGCCGTCAATGCCCGTGATCACTCCAATGTCGGGTTGATGTCGGGCGGGACCGCTGTGAGGCATCCACCGCTCCGACCCCTACTGCTAATCATTTCGAGGCAGGGCTGACAAGGGAAAATCTCGGAAAATATGAGATTTTCGCCCGAAATGCGCCGAAACGTGGTTTCAAAGCGCTTGCAGCCGCCCCGTAACCACTCGATCGCGCCCATCGAGATCGGCAATGACCGCAACGTCAACCAGCCCAGAGGCGCGGAAAAGGTCTGCGACCGCCGCGCCCTGTGACGGCCCGATCTCGACCAGCAGCCGCCCGCCCGGCGCCAGATGCGCCGCCGCCCCCGCCGCGATCGCGCGATAGGCCTCCAGCCCGTCGCCCTCGTCGGTCAGCGCCATGCGCGGCTCGTGATCACGCACCTCGGGCGCCAGCCCCGGCATCTCGGTCAGCGCGATATAGGGCGGGTTCGACACGATGAGATCGAA encodes:
- a CDS encoding squalene/phytoene synthase family protein encodes the protein MQLSDDLIACAGLIERGDPDRFAAAMAAPPQARRVLFPLYAFNLEVARAPWVTQETMIAEMRLQWWRDALEEIATGGAVRRHEVVTPLAQVLDGETAARLDPLVGARRWDIYRDPFEDEAHLTRYLEETSGLLLLAAGRGLAGPAGMGEEVALDAGYAFGLAAFLRAVPELESKGRVPLLDGRPEGVAALARGGLARLARARKGFGGVPKAARPALLAGWQAGPLLALAAREPQRVAEGTLQLSEFSRRARLAKAGFTGRV
- the cimA gene encoding citramalate synthase codes for the protein MGKERLYIYDTTLRDGQQTQGVQFSTAEKHRIVAALDALGVDYIEGGWPGANPTDSAFFDEVGETRATMTAFGMTKRAGRSAANDDVLAAVLNAGTPSVCLVGKTHEFHVTTALGITLEENLEAISASVAHCVAQGREALFDAEHFFDGYKANPGYALGCVKAALESGARWVVLCDTNGGTLPEEVGRIVREVIAAGVPGERLGIHTHNDTENAVGCTLAAIDAGVRQLQGTLNGLGERCGNANLTTLIPVLLLKEPYASRYETGVRREALEGLTQMSRMLDEILNRVPMRQAAFVGSSAFAHKAGLHASAILKDPSTYEHIEPGQVGNRRVIPMSNQAGQSNLRRRLAEAGLEVEKGDPALGRILERIKAQEAEGYTYDTAQASFELLARDELGLLPEFFEVKRYRVTIERRKNKYDQMVSLSEAVVVVKIDGEKKLSVSDSLDTEGHDRGPVNALSKALAKDLGPYQSMIDDMRLVDFKVRITQGGTEAVTRVIIDSEDGAGRRWQTVGVSANIVDASFEALLDAVRWKLIRDCGAARAAQ
- the cysS gene encoding cysteine--tRNA ligase gives rise to the protein MTISLTNSKTRRKEVFTPIDPKNVRMYVCGPTVYDRAHLGNARPAIVFDVLARLLRHVYGPDHVTYVRNFTDVDDKINATAQARKAAGDPRSLEELIAERTEETIGWYLQDMGAVGVMEPDHMPRATQFIAQMVAMIDGLIADGHAYEAEGHVLFAVESYKDYGALSGRSVDDMIAGARVEVAPYKRNPMDFVLWKPSADDLPGWDSPWGRGRPGWHIECSAMAYELLGESFDIHGGGNDLMFPHHENEIAQSCCAHPHGEFAKVWLHNEMLQVEGKKMSKSLGNFFTVRDLLDGHDGMPAVPGEVIRFVMLSTHYRKPMDWTAEKAAQAEATLRKWYAQAAEALDNAEPYQPLVDALSDDLNTAGAIAELHQLSHAGDAPNLRASLRLLGFLDDGIPEWAMAPDVDLSGLAEHLAGVRAKAMETKDFSEVDRLKTALIEAGVEVRMSKAGVELLPGAGFDAAKLEGLV
- a CDS encoding DUF1697 domain-containing protein, which translates into the protein MALNVALLRGINVGGANALPMAKLRALCEGLGWQEVQSHLASGNLLFDAEDAPEALAAALQRVLSGLGLDVPVLVLPPERLRAALERCPFAPDEPKRVHVGFLFAPASLTPASLDRALFERFAAPGDEIAEGEGMIWLHTPGGFGRSKLAPRLEAIAGAPLTARNLSSLAKLVEMLDARDAPR
- a CDS encoding DUF4167 domain-containing protein, whose translation is MRSSKSRSRSKNNRNRNTLGNVVNRVFDSSGPEGKVRGTPQQIIDKYNQLARDAALGNDRVAAENFQQHAEHYMRLLSEAQKEADQRREQQERENRERQAQRDRDRSDRDQSRDQNRGETRDGGNQQGNGGQNHGNQSGGGQNNGNQPAQGDAGHEPKAQQPEVETQSLPGLGDQPDVLGGASDDDDDSGLVETPESRAESKPKPKPRTRRKKPEGEEAAKPADAPAEQAEEKPKRTRKPRKKAEDAPTDGAPAPDAAE